A genomic stretch from Desulfohalobium retbaense DSM 5692 includes:
- a CDS encoding lytic transglycosylase F, translating into MPKMKVGWIVLGVLLLGGLTYVLSTKDADKSGPPQHTSETAQATLPLDAHIQETSTDDLPGLIDKRYIRVLTTVNRTNFFIAEGHLVGYEYALLKGYQDFLNSNLDNRDLKIVLEFIPVARDELIPGLREGYGDIAAAGLTVTPKRSGKVDFTTPYLSGIDEVVVTHASIRDLEHLSDLSGKEVFVRQSSSYFQSLQRLNDRLKEDARKLVDITALSENLETESILEMVNSGALGITVADSHIAQAWSKVLPDIRIHEDLVLREGAQIAWMVRQENPKLRQSLNAYLKDHKKGTLLGNIYFNRYYSKADQLKNPIEIEQWNKVKQYKSVIQNYADKYNFDWVLLLALAFQESGLEHDARSDAGAVGLMQVLPSTASDPKIDIPNVQNLNNNVHAGVKYLRFLIDRYYSDGDLRPRDRIRFALAAYNAGPAKIRKVRRLAAEMGLNKDRWFRNVELAALRIIGQETVRYVSNINKYYVLYQTLIRN; encoded by the coding sequence ATGCCGAAGATGAAAGTTGGTTGGATTGTACTTGGTGTTCTGCTTCTCGGCGGCCTGACGTATGTTCTCAGTACAAAGGACGCTGATAAAAGCGGCCCACCGCAACACACCAGCGAGACTGCGCAGGCCACGCTTCCCCTCGACGCCCACATACAGGAAACCTCCACAGACGATCTGCCCGGCCTTATCGACAAGCGGTACATTCGCGTCCTGACCACGGTGAACCGCACCAATTTCTTTATCGCCGAGGGGCACCTCGTCGGCTACGAATATGCCCTGCTCAAAGGGTACCAGGATTTCCTGAACAGCAATCTCGACAACCGGGACCTGAAGATCGTCCTGGAATTCATTCCCGTGGCCCGGGATGAATTGATCCCCGGACTCCGGGAAGGCTATGGCGATATCGCTGCCGCCGGGTTGACCGTCACCCCAAAGCGAAGTGGGAAGGTCGATTTCACTACCCCTTACCTCTCCGGTATTGACGAGGTCGTGGTCACCCATGCGTCCATCCGGGATCTTGAACACCTCAGCGACCTGAGCGGCAAGGAAGTCTTTGTTCGCCAAAGCAGCAGTTATTTTCAAAGCTTGCAGCGCCTCAACGACAGGCTCAAAGAAGACGCTCGCAAGCTGGTCGACATCACCGCCTTGAGCGAAAATCTGGAAACCGAAAGCATCCTGGAAATGGTCAACAGCGGCGCGCTGGGCATAACCGTGGCCGACAGCCATATCGCCCAGGCCTGGTCCAAAGTCTTGCCAGACATCCGCATCCACGAGGATCTCGTCCTGCGCGAGGGAGCACAGATCGCCTGGATGGTGCGCCAGGAGAACCCCAAACTGCGACAAAGCCTGAATGCCTACCTCAAGGACCACAAAAAAGGGACCCTGCTCGGCAACATCTATTTCAACCGCTATTACAGCAAGGCTGACCAACTGAAGAATCCCATCGAGATCGAGCAGTGGAACAAGGTCAAACAGTACAAGTCCGTCATCCAGAACTACGCGGACAAATACAATTTCGACTGGGTCTTACTCCTCGCACTCGCCTTTCAAGAATCCGGACTCGAGCACGACGCCCGAAGCGACGCCGGAGCCGTGGGCTTGATGCAGGTACTCCCCTCCACGGCCAGTGATCCGAAAATCGACATTCCCAACGTCCAGAATCTCAACAACAACGTCCACGCTGGCGTCAAATATCTCCGGTTTCTCATCGACCGGTACTATTCGGACGGGGACCTTCGCCCGCGGGACAGGATCCGTTTTGCCCTGGCCGCGTACAATGCCGGGCCGGCCAAAATCCGGAAGGTACGCCGCCTGGCTGCGGAGATGGGGCTCAATAAGGATAGATGGTTCCGCAATGTGGAACTCGCGGCCTTGCGGATCATCGGGCAGGAAACAGTGCGGTATGTGAGCAATATCAACAAGTACTACGTGCTGTATCAGACACTTATACGTAATTAA
- a CDS encoding protein adenylyltransferase SelO, with protein sequence MFQFDTSYARLPHPFYTRVSPAQVPKPELITFNSDLARQLGAQDTNQSDTQLAEIFSGQRLLPGSEPIAMAYAGHQFGNFVPQLGDGRALLLGEVVGPAGHRFDIQLKGSGRTPFSRNGDGKAPLGPVLREYIVSEALHHLGMPTTRSLAAVKTGETVRRETPLPGAILTRVASSHIRIGTFEYFAFKQDVDNLKRLTEYSIQRHYPEIQNDPQADLHFFRNVGQTQVELVTGWMALGFIHGVMNTDNMSIAGESIDFGPCAFMDQFRFDQVFSSIDQFGRYNYSNQAQITLWNLSRFGNCLLLLHQDISEDELRKWNQELEALQDLFEHRHTIKMLEKLGIFDYERPNDRELIQKWLRYLEAEHLDYTLSFRALAPLVDQEAGWGAFKKTEAFQEFYNLWQERLHQQDLEVTAIQERMNQVNPVFIPRNHKIEEVIEAGRRGDFSPFHEMNEVLQTPFHEQEGRSSYRAAPRPEEMVQATFCGT encoded by the coding sequence ATGTTCCAATTTGATACGAGCTACGCACGTCTTCCACACCCCTTCTATACACGGGTGAGTCCGGCCCAGGTCCCCAAACCGGAACTCATCACCTTCAACAGCGATTTGGCCAGACAATTAGGGGCCCAGGACACAAACCAATCAGACACGCAATTGGCGGAGATCTTCAGCGGCCAACGCCTGCTCCCTGGCTCCGAGCCCATTGCCATGGCCTATGCCGGCCATCAATTCGGCAACTTCGTGCCCCAACTCGGAGACGGCCGGGCGCTCTTGCTGGGAGAAGTGGTGGGTCCTGCCGGGCACCGGTTTGACATTCAGCTCAAAGGCTCCGGGAGAACCCCTTTTTCCAGAAACGGCGATGGCAAGGCCCCCCTTGGTCCCGTCCTGCGGGAATACATTGTCAGCGAGGCCCTGCACCATCTGGGCATGCCCACCACTCGTTCCCTGGCCGCGGTCAAGACCGGGGAAACGGTACGCAGGGAAACCCCGCTTCCCGGAGCTATCCTGACCCGGGTCGCCTCAAGCCATATCCGGATCGGCACCTTCGAATACTTTGCTTTCAAACAGGACGTGGACAATCTCAAGCGGTTGACCGAGTACTCCATCCAACGGCATTATCCCGAAATTCAAAACGATCCTCAGGCCGATCTGCACTTTTTCCGCAACGTGGGACAGACCCAGGTCGAGTTGGTGACCGGCTGGATGGCGCTGGGCTTCATTCACGGGGTGATGAACACGGACAACATGTCCATCGCCGGAGAATCCATCGACTTCGGGCCCTGCGCCTTCATGGACCAGTTCCGGTTCGATCAGGTCTTCAGCTCCATCGACCAATTCGGCAGGTACAATTACTCCAACCAGGCCCAGATCACGCTCTGGAACCTCTCCAGATTCGGCAATTGCCTGCTTCTTCTGCACCAGGACATATCAGAAGACGAACTCCGGAAATGGAACCAGGAACTGGAAGCCCTTCAGGACCTTTTCGAACACAGGCATACAATAAAGATGCTGGAAAAATTGGGGATATTTGACTACGAACGCCCCAACGACCGCGAGCTTATCCAAAAGTGGCTCCGCTATCTGGAAGCCGAGCATCTCGATTACACCTTGAGCTTTCGCGCCCTGGCGCCCCTGGTGGACCAGGAGGCAGGCTGGGGGGCTTTCAAAAAGACCGAGGCCTTCCAGGAGTTTTACAACCTCTGGCAAGAGCGCCTTCACCAGCAGGACCTGGAAGTCACGGCCATACAGGAACGAATGAACCAGGTAAATCCCGTGTTTATTCCCAGAAACCACAAGATCGAAGAGGTTATTGAAGCTGGCCGGAGGGGTGACTTCAGCCCCTTTCATGAGATGAACGAGGTACTGCAAACCCCATTTCACGAACAAGAGGGACGCAGCAGCTACCGAGCAGCTCCCAGACCGGAGGAGATGGTCCAGGCTACGTTTTGCGGGACCTGA
- a CDS encoding YkvA family protein gives MTQKQQDKAKQRFYEDIDNVDGNDLEYASKKGRKKVDSLDGDPPGALEKLWDDIKTMIQLIWDYRNGNYKAVPWKIIAAVVAAVIYFVSPIDFIPDFIPGLGYIDDALVIKLALDMAGEDLASYKEWKKTL, from the coding sequence ATGACTCAGAAACAACAGGATAAAGCCAAGCAACGGTTTTACGAGGACATCGACAATGTGGACGGCAACGATCTCGAATATGCCTCCAAGAAAGGCCGCAAGAAGGTCGACAGCCTGGACGGGGATCCGCCTGGCGCCCTGGAAAAGCTCTGGGATGATATCAAGACCATGATCCAACTCATCTGGGACTATCGAAACGGCAACTACAAAGCCGTGCCGTGGAAAATCATCGCTGCCGTGGTCGCAGCTGTGATCTATTTTGTCAGCCCGATCGATTTCATCCCGGATTTTATCCCCGGCCTCGGCTATATCGATGACGCCCTGGTCATCAAACTCGCCCTGGATATGGCCGGCGAAGACCTCGCCTCGTATAAAGAATGGAAAAAAACGCTGTGA
- a CDS encoding DUF554 domain-containing protein: MLPIGSLVNAGAIVLGSLIGCALHSRFPERFRSIVFQGLGLGVLLLGFQMAFKVQDIIVVLFSILLGGILGELLRLDRLFDRLGNSVKKRLGSANPKFTDGLVTASLIFCIGALAIVGSIEEGIRNNPTILYTKAILDGFASIALASSFGSGVLFSALPVLIYQGTITIGAGSLENVLSTTLIDQLSATGGLLIVGIGLIILEIKEIRIANLLPALVMVGPLQWLAQILRAL, encoded by the coding sequence ATGCTTCCAATCGGATCACTCGTGAATGCCGGAGCGATCGTGCTCGGCTCGCTTATCGGATGCGCCCTGCACAGCCGGTTTCCTGAGCGGTTCCGAAGTATCGTCTTCCAGGGTCTTGGTCTCGGAGTGCTTCTGCTCGGCTTCCAGATGGCCTTCAAGGTCCAGGACATCATCGTCGTACTGTTCAGTATCCTGCTCGGCGGTATTCTGGGCGAACTCCTGCGCCTGGACAGATTGTTTGACCGCCTCGGCAACAGCGTGAAAAAGCGGCTCGGTTCGGCCAATCCCAAATTCACCGACGGCCTGGTCACGGCCTCGCTCATCTTTTGTATCGGCGCCTTGGCCATCGTGGGCTCCATCGAGGAAGGCATCCGCAACAACCCGACTATCTTATACACCAAGGCCATCCTGGACGGTTTTGCCAGCATCGCTTTGGCCTCGTCATTCGGGTCAGGGGTCCTGTTTTCCGCTCTCCCGGTCCTGATCTATCAAGGCACCATCACCATCGGCGCCGGTTCACTGGAAAACGTGCTCTCCACGACCCTTATCGATCAGCTCTCGGCCACCGGTGGACTGCTCATTGTAGGCATCGGCCTGATTATCCTAGAAATCAAAGAAATCCGCATCGCCAACCTGCTGCCCGCCCTGGTCATGGTCGGACCGCTGCAATGGCTGGCCCAGATCCTACGGGCCCTGTAA
- a CDS encoding methyl-accepting chemotaxis protein — MASTSTVGQRVGRGFGVVILVLIVLGVFAFTGISGLVDDAREMIFGNKLRAVMTEKEVDHLNWTAAVSTFLTNSKVDSLEVQTDPHQCALGQWLDSAQRDKAVEAVPGLEQVFNDIAGPHQTLHTTAVDISKKYTEVDPKLPAFLVEMQTAHMRWADEIQDTLLANEVRIEVQLDPTQCTLGQWLQSDAAQTAYTRGSSSFQATWDELVAAHKRLHESARELTGMYAQVHPGLEELLLEKKSKHLEWVGTLSSKIVRLDPHLGLQTDPEQCGFGRLLDSERWDTFVESFPELESIFAPVLSAHQDLHASAQEIAAILEDDALSDQARLRKAQAVFEDVSQPSMTLVARAFDRAISQEDKLVQARRKAEAYFSSQVLPLLNTVLGDLRTLQQKAEAELAGLREARRLFAQKAMPAQHEVVTHLHEGEDLIAANLMTEAALLGKARDNKVLLGSIVVLGIVLAIVLAVCIVRGVVRALRPITTQLAHAGAQTESASRQVASGSESLAQGASEQASNLEETSSSLEEMSAQTKHNADNADQAVNAVEETIQSVDNGVASMERMNSAINQIQESSIETSKIIKTIDDIAFQTNLLALNAAVEAARAGEAGKGFAVVAEEVRNLARRSAEAAQHTGDLLKKAQEHALNGVGVADEVSEQLESIKTSSQRVNEFVTEIASASKEQAQGIDQVNTAVAEMDTVVQQNASDSEESASAAEELATQAEELQRIVGDLVALVGTKGEGSGAPTGKRSRSTDDPALQATPRQSQRNPRSRHAHAEQDSDSLISLEDKDLQDF; from the coding sequence ATGGCAAGTACGTCAACGGTGGGGCAGCGCGTCGGCAGAGGGTTCGGCGTGGTCATACTGGTCCTGATTGTATTAGGAGTGTTTGCATTTACAGGAATCTCCGGGCTGGTGGACGACGCCCGGGAGATGATCTTCGGGAACAAACTGCGGGCGGTGATGACGGAGAAAGAGGTCGACCATCTGAATTGGACCGCCGCGGTCAGTACTTTTCTCACGAATTCCAAGGTCGACTCGCTGGAGGTCCAGACCGATCCGCACCAGTGTGCTTTGGGGCAGTGGCTTGACAGTGCGCAACGGGACAAAGCCGTAGAGGCTGTGCCCGGCCTGGAGCAGGTCTTCAACGACATAGCGGGGCCGCACCAGACGTTACACACCACGGCGGTGGATATTTCCAAAAAATACACTGAAGTGGATCCCAAATTGCCGGCCTTTCTGGTGGAAATGCAGACCGCGCACATGCGTTGGGCCGACGAGATCCAGGACACGCTGCTGGCCAACGAAGTTCGCATCGAGGTCCAACTTGATCCCACGCAGTGCACCCTGGGGCAGTGGTTGCAAAGCGACGCGGCTCAGACCGCGTATACGCGTGGGAGTTCTTCGTTTCAGGCCACCTGGGACGAGCTGGTGGCGGCCCACAAACGATTGCATGAGTCGGCCAGGGAGTTGACCGGGATGTATGCCCAGGTTCACCCTGGCCTTGAAGAATTGCTGCTTGAAAAGAAAAGCAAGCACCTGGAATGGGTCGGCACTTTGTCCTCCAAAATCGTGCGCCTGGATCCGCATCTCGGGCTGCAGACCGATCCGGAGCAATGCGGCTTTGGGCGGCTGCTGGACTCCGAGCGCTGGGACACATTCGTCGAGTCGTTTCCAGAGCTGGAGTCGATTTTTGCCCCGGTTCTGAGCGCCCATCAGGATCTGCATGCCTCGGCGCAAGAAATTGCTGCTATCCTGGAGGACGACGCGCTCTCGGATCAGGCCCGTTTGCGCAAAGCCCAGGCGGTCTTCGAAGACGTCAGCCAACCCTCCATGACCCTTGTGGCCCGGGCCTTTGACCGGGCCATCAGCCAGGAGGACAAGCTGGTTCAGGCCCGGCGGAAGGCGGAGGCGTATTTTTCCAGCCAGGTTTTGCCGCTTCTGAACACGGTGCTTGGGGACCTGCGGACGCTTCAGCAGAAGGCCGAGGCTGAGTTGGCCGGTTTGCGCGAGGCCCGTCGACTTTTCGCTCAAAAGGCCATGCCGGCCCAGCACGAGGTGGTTACGCATCTGCACGAAGGAGAAGATCTGATCGCGGCCAACCTGATGACCGAGGCCGCTTTACTGGGCAAGGCCCGTGATAACAAGGTTCTGCTCGGCAGCATTGTGGTCCTGGGGATTGTATTGGCCATCGTGCTGGCTGTTTGTATCGTCCGCGGTGTGGTGCGGGCCCTGCGACCGATCACGACGCAGCTGGCTCACGCCGGAGCGCAGACCGAGTCCGCGTCGCGCCAAGTGGCCTCGGGGAGCGAGTCCCTGGCCCAGGGCGCCAGCGAACAGGCCTCCAACCTGGAGGAGACCTCCTCGAGTCTGGAGGAAATGTCGGCTCAGACCAAGCACAACGCCGACAATGCCGATCAGGCCGTGAATGCGGTCGAGGAGACCATACAGAGCGTGGATAACGGTGTGGCCTCAATGGAACGGATGAACTCGGCCATCAACCAGATCCAGGAATCCTCGATCGAGACATCGAAGATCATCAAGACCATCGACGACATCGCGTTTCAGACCAACCTGCTGGCACTTAATGCCGCGGTGGAGGCGGCCCGTGCCGGCGAGGCGGGCAAAGGATTCGCCGTGGTGGCCGAGGAGGTGCGCAATCTGGCCAGGCGGAGCGCTGAGGCGGCCCAGCACACCGGAGACCTGCTCAAGAAAGCCCAGGAACACGCCTTGAACGGTGTGGGCGTGGCCGATGAGGTTTCGGAGCAGTTGGAGTCGATCAAGACCAGTTCTCAACGGGTCAATGAATTTGTGACCGAGATTGCCTCGGCCTCCAAAGAGCAGGCCCAGGGCATCGATCAGGTCAACACCGCAGTGGCGGAGATGGACACCGTGGTTCAGCAAAATGCCTCGGATTCGGAAGAGTCGGCGAGCGCCGCCGAGGAGTTGGCCACTCAGGCCGAGGAATTGCAGCGTATAGTGGGCGATTTGGTGGCTCTGGTGGGCACGAAGGGTGAAGGAAGCGGGGCCCCGACTGGCAAACGGTCCCGTTCAACCGACGATCCTGCTTTGCAAGCAACACCACGTCAGTCCCAGAGGAACCCCCGTTCTCGGCATGCGCATGCTGAGCAGGACTCCGATTCCCTCATTTCCCTTGAGGATAAGGACCTGCAGGACTTTTAG
- a CDS encoding CvfB family protein, whose translation MNIGQINTFSVLKHVDFGVYLDGGGLGEILLPSREVPEECHVGDQVQAFLYNDSNDRLIATTTTPLAQVGDLARLKVIDVNPVGAFLDWGLPKDLLVPKNEQQEPMRKGQSYLVYVDLDTSGRRIFASTKLDRYFSALQVGVQEGEQVDLVITDRSEVGYRAVINKLCFGLLYANEVYEPLEIGQQIKGYVKSLRLDGKIDLSLQKPGYDKVLEAKETIVRVLEHNGGVLKVTDKSSPQRIQSLFGCSKKTYKQAVGALYKARRVRIESDGLYLATKAE comes from the coding sequence ATGAATATTGGACAAATAAACACCTTTTCCGTGCTCAAACACGTTGACTTTGGCGTCTACCTCGACGGCGGGGGCCTCGGCGAAATCCTCCTTCCTTCCCGGGAGGTGCCTGAGGAGTGCCATGTCGGGGACCAGGTCCAGGCCTTTCTCTACAACGACTCCAATGACCGCTTGATTGCCACAACCACGACCCCCCTGGCCCAAGTCGGGGACCTGGCCCGGCTCAAAGTGATTGATGTCAATCCGGTGGGAGCGTTTTTGGACTGGGGGCTGCCGAAGGACCTCCTTGTTCCCAAAAACGAACAGCAGGAACCCATGCGCAAGGGGCAGAGCTACCTGGTCTATGTGGACCTGGATACCTCCGGACGCCGGATTTTCGCCTCCACGAAACTGGATCGCTATTTCAGCGCCTTGCAGGTTGGTGTTCAGGAAGGAGAGCAGGTGGATCTGGTCATTACCGACCGCTCCGAGGTGGGGTACAGGGCTGTGATCAACAAACTCTGCTTCGGTCTGCTCTATGCCAATGAAGTCTATGAGCCCCTCGAAATTGGGCAGCAAATCAAAGGGTACGTCAAATCACTGCGCTTGGATGGCAAAATCGATCTCAGCCTCCAGAAACCGGGCTACGACAAGGTGCTTGAAGCCAAGGAAACCATTGTGCGTGTTCTGGAACACAACGGCGGCGTTCTCAAGGTCACGGACAAAAGCTCCCCGCAGCGCATCCAAAGCCTTTTTGGGTGCAGCAAGAAGACCTACAAACAGGCCGTTGGGGCCTTGTACAAAGCCCGCCGCGTCAGGATCGAGTCAGATGGGCTCTATCTGGCCACCAAGGCGGAATAA
- a CDS encoding sensor domain-containing diguanylate cyclase: protein MKAGNPVQQGRALDTLRSALARVSVGAMITDAQLEPTGPCIVYVNPAWERLTGFSAEAVVGSTPHILYGRETSANALDDLRASLKEDGTAQSETVIYRRDGTRLNMAVSISPLCLCGDGVDHYLALQWDVTAHRETCARNRDLEALTRLQRAVIMENLNIDSLRQRVANGALEVTGAHAAVVEEAEEGEMVYRAVAGMAEGQLGLRLPIDQSASGLAYRSKEPVLVRDVDRDDRIQLKAKAREIGFLSGIMVPLAQAGRIFGVLKVYANQADHFHERDQYFLEVASGVLAANLHKAAEYASSEQRRTLLLDALPAMISYVDSDLRYQEVNAAYERFYGLGTERILGRKIEDILDPEIFSNFRPYWDAVLRGETVSYEREIVTPAGERRIFQGDYHPHQDHQGEVFGFYAIVRDVTDRHQAQTDYLTGLPNRRRLERDGFLQLTQAHRYDKDLSFMMIDLDDFKSFNDQFGHLYGDEALKAVAELLRSASRDADIPARWGGEEFALLLPETDLDGAREVAERLRARVATLDFGMGRFVTASLGVAQARAEDDLSALQDRADQALYRAKMAGRNQVAAEIKAG, encoded by the coding sequence ATGAAGGCAGGTAATCCCGTGCAACAGGGGAGGGCCTTGGACACACTCAGATCAGCTTTGGCCCGAGTCAGCGTCGGCGCCATGATTACCGATGCCCAATTGGAGCCGACTGGCCCCTGCATCGTCTACGTCAATCCCGCTTGGGAACGGCTGACCGGGTTCTCCGCTGAGGCGGTAGTGGGCAGTACGCCGCACATTCTCTATGGTCGGGAAACTTCCGCCAATGCCCTAGATGATTTACGCGCCTCATTGAAGGAAGATGGGACAGCCCAGTCCGAGACGGTCATATACCGGCGTGATGGGACGCGCTTGAACATGGCTGTCTCCATTTCCCCGCTGTGCCTCTGCGGTGACGGGGTTGACCATTACTTGGCCCTCCAGTGGGATGTGACCGCCCATCGTGAGACTTGCGCCCGGAATCGCGATCTGGAGGCTCTCACTCGGCTTCAACGAGCGGTGATTATGGAGAATCTGAACATCGATTCTCTTCGGCAGCGAGTAGCGAATGGGGCTCTTGAGGTTACTGGCGCCCACGCAGCTGTTGTGGAGGAGGCCGAAGAAGGGGAAATGGTCTATCGGGCCGTGGCGGGGATGGCTGAAGGGCAGCTGGGTCTGCGTTTACCTATAGACCAGTCAGCCTCAGGGCTGGCCTATCGAAGCAAAGAACCTGTTCTGGTCAGGGATGTGGACCGCGACGATCGCATCCAACTCAAGGCCAAGGCCCGAGAGATCGGCTTTCTCTCCGGTATTATGGTGCCTCTTGCCCAAGCTGGGCGCATTTTTGGGGTGCTGAAGGTCTACGCTAACCAGGCGGATCATTTTCATGAGCGGGATCAGTATTTTCTGGAGGTGGCCTCAGGAGTTCTGGCCGCCAATTTGCACAAGGCGGCAGAGTACGCCTCCTCGGAGCAGCGCCGCACCTTGTTGCTTGACGCCCTCCCAGCGATGATCTCCTATGTGGATTCGGATCTTCGTTATCAGGAAGTTAATGCGGCTTACGAACGTTTTTATGGCCTGGGAACGGAGAGGATTTTGGGCCGTAAAATTGAGGATATCCTTGATCCCGAGATCTTTAGCAACTTCCGGCCGTATTGGGACGCGGTCCTGCGTGGTGAGACGGTAAGCTATGAGCGGGAGATTGTTACCCCAGCGGGAGAACGCCGTATATTTCAGGGGGACTACCACCCCCATCAAGATCATCAAGGCGAAGTGTTTGGCTTCTACGCCATCGTCCGTGACGTCACAGATCGCCATCAGGCCCAGACGGATTACCTGACCGGCCTCCCTAATCGGCGGAGGCTCGAGCGAGATGGTTTCCTCCAACTCACCCAGGCGCATCGCTACGATAAGGATTTGAGTTTCATGATGATCGATTTGGATGACTTCAAGAGCTTCAACGACCAATTTGGTCATCTATACGGGGACGAAGCGCTGAAAGCCGTAGCCGAACTTCTCCGGTCGGCAAGCCGGGACGCTGATATTCCCGCCCGCTGGGGCGGTGAGGAGTTCGCGTTGCTGCTTCCTGAAACTGATCTGGACGGAGCCAGGGAGGTGGCGGAACGTTTGCGAGCCCGGGTGGCGACCCTTGATTTTGGCATGGGCCGATTTGTGACCGCGAGTTTGGGCGTGGCTCAGGCCCGGGCTGAAGACGATCTTTCTGCACTCCAGGACCGGGCAGATCAGGCCTTATATAGAGCTAAGATGGCGGGGCGAAATCAGGTAGCTGCCGAGATCAAGGCGGGCTAA